A window from Anser cygnoides isolate HZ-2024a breed goose chromosome 1, Taihu_goose_T2T_genome, whole genome shotgun sequence encodes these proteins:
- the WBP2NL gene encoding postacrosomal sheath WW domain-binding protein: MALNRNHSKEGGVVVPGGESVLKQCKDVELSFSDVTGKPEAFKGTKKGMLYLTPYRMIFVSKGKDPMLSFMMPFYLVKECSVEQPVFSANYIKGQIHAEAGGGWEGQGTFKLTFNSGGAIEFGQLMFKAASSASSGVPLQTPGYGYTPVPGGYAPAPPAPGGYAPAPGGYAPAPGGYAPAPGGYAPAPGGYTPAPGGYAPPPPPNGPYPYAPPPANAYGPAPQPMGYPYAQTPGIYPPLPNMNPPYVAPPPPYSGPSPAGPSAPPPPAAWADPGMPGSSKAMEAASSAYYNPANPHSVYMPMDQPPPYAPPEDKKNN, from the exons ATGGCGCTGAACAGGAACCACTCCAAGGAGGGGGGCGTCGTGGTGCCCGGCGGCGAAAG TGTTCTCAAACAGTGCAAAGATGTGGAGCTCTCCTTCAGTGACGTGACGGGCAAGCCTGAAGCCTTCAAAGGCACCAAGAAGGGGATGTTGTATCTCACCCCTTACAGG ATGATCTTCGTGTCAAAGGGCAAGGATCCTATGCTGTCCTTCATGATGCCATTTTATTTGGTGAAAGAGTGCTCTGTTGAGCAGCCTGTTTTCTCTGCCAATTACATCAAAGGACAGATCCACGCCGAGGCAGGAG GTGGCTGGGAAGGACAGGGGACATTTAAACTGACTTTTAACAGCGGAGGAGCCATTGAATTTGGACAGCTGATGTTCAAAGCTGCCTCTAGCG CTTCCAGTGGAGTTCCTCTCCAGACGCCTGGCTATGGATATACGCCTGTGCCAGGGGGGTATGCACCTGCCCCGCCTGCTCCGGGTGGCTACGCGCCTGCTCCAGGGGGCTACGCACCTGCTCCGGGTGGCTACGCACCTGCTCCAGGGGGCTACGCGCCTGCTCCAGGGGGTTACACACCTGCACCAGGGGGCTACGCTCCTCCTCCGCCCCCAAACGGCCCGTACCCTTATGCACCACCTCCAGCGAACGCCTACGGACCTGCGCCGCAGCCCATGGGCTATCCGTACGCCCAGACTCCAG GTATTTACCCACCGCTCCCCAACATGAACCCCCCGTACGTGGCACCTCCTCCCCCCTACTCTGGGCCATCTCCTGCAGGACCCTCAGCCCCACCGCCTCCCGCAGCCTGGGCGGACCCAGGGATGCCAG gCAGCAGTAAGGCGATGGAAGCCGCTTCCAGTGCGTACTACAACCCTGCCAACCCACACAGTGTCTACATGCCCATG GATCAGCCACCTCCTTACGCACCTCCTGAGGACAAGAAGAACAACTAA